One Candidatus Korarchaeum sp. genomic region harbors:
- a CDS encoding DNA repair exonuclease, whose product MRVVHISDSHLGKVQFNSAEREEDFYSSFSRAVELAISEKPDLVIHTGDLFDSYRPNPRAFVRAFDSLIKLAERGIPLAIIEGNHELGPDIARRQITSPLVSLESLFSRVGYGGMFLRLNAKVERIGDVVVAGLPYKSSGREIPRVIEYLERKSKEICKCPSILMIHQGVRGLIKTFYPELEFSDVAKTSFDYVAMGHYHNKVVIGTGRRYFAYPGSTEVVEPREAFSSDGKKYILSVEVSNDCLEVKELPLETRPFITFSETIKSTRDLYVLIERLKEFLSRSKEKPVVYGKVRIAGPMRPGFAAGEIRRSLSESSIHVSVREKLEEEEEELFEEPPHLGIEESIYQLIGSARVEEDVKELAMRVFEIWYKEGKRGKDFVDEVMRLVEEP is encoded by the coding sequence GTGAGGGTAGTGCATATATCGGACAGCCACTTAGGCAAGGTTCAGTTCAACTCGGCCGAGAGGGAGGAGGACTTCTATTCTTCCTTCAGCAGAGCCGTGGAGCTTGCTATCTCCGAGAAGCCTGACCTAGTTATCCACACCGGGGACCTCTTCGATAGCTACAGGCCGAATCCCAGGGCCTTCGTCAGGGCCTTCGATTCCCTAATTAAGCTAGCTGAGAGAGGAATCCCCCTCGCTATAATAGAGGGGAACCATGAGCTCGGCCCCGATATCGCTAGGAGGCAGATAACCTCTCCTCTAGTGAGTTTAGAGTCCTTATTCTCCAGAGTAGGTTATGGAGGAATGTTCCTCAGGCTGAACGCTAAAGTCGAGAGGATAGGCGACGTAGTGGTAGCTGGCCTGCCTTACAAGAGCTCAGGAAGGGAGATTCCCAGGGTAATAGAGTACTTGGAGAGGAAGTCCAAGGAGATCTGTAAGTGTCCCTCGATCCTGATGATTCATCAGGGGGTTAGAGGTCTCATTAAGACCTTCTATCCTGAGCTCGAGTTCTCCGACGTGGCTAAGACGAGCTTCGATTACGTGGCGATGGGGCACTATCACAACAAGGTCGTTATTGGAACCGGACGCAGGTACTTCGCGTACCCAGGATCGACGGAGGTTGTTGAGCCCAGGGAGGCCTTCTCATCAGACGGTAAGAAGTACATCCTCTCCGTAGAGGTGAGTAATGACTGTCTAGAGGTCAAGGAGTTACCTCTCGAGACCAGGCCTTTCATAACGTTCTCAGAGACCATAAAGAGCACGAGGGACCTTTACGTTCTCATAGAGAGACTTAAAGAGTTCCTATCACGCTCAAAGGAGAAGCCGGTGGTATACGGCAAGGTCCGCATCGCCGGTCCGATGAGACCGGGCTTCGCAGCGGGGGAGATCAGGAGGTCACTTTCCGAATCCTCCATTCACGTCTCGGTCAGGGAGAAGCTTGAGGAAGAGGAAGAGGAGCTCTTCGAAGAACCTCCACACTTAGGGATCGAGGAGAGCATATACCAGTTGATAGGGTCCGCTAGGGTCGAGGAGGATGTGAAGGAGCTCGCGATGAGGGTCTTCGAGATATGGTACAAGGAGGGTAAGAGGGGGAAGGACTTCGTCGATGAAGTCATGAGGCTGGTGGAGGAGCCTTGA
- a CDS encoding SMC family ATPase, with product MRIRRVYLENFGSHQRTELTFSDGINAIIGNNGAGKTTLLEAISYALYHRTDRPAEELIRIGASRMRVELEFEVSGRSYLVIRERSRDGAVSAELYEITRGSKRLLQRDQTKVSSQIEAILGFSRDVFLQGIYVRQGEIQALLESQPAKRKEIIARLLGIDILERIWEELKDVIERLSTEIASLDREISTMGDVDKERARVLEEIDSIEESLLGLDREISSLEGSIANLHQRVDELEIKRGEFIELKSQLDEVNMRISSNLRRKEKLEKDIRRLDEELSKLPYLESLALKYEEVSKLRDLLRRASELRKELELLRESLNELNSIEGEIVKVESRREEFEEVKRKIEEKRRIKDEYIKIDARLRSLKERESSELRRLSEVERRFNERVKPLEDLFGELPRELQGILEVYSKKMEELNESVNRDDSGIKALESERERISSRMGQYSAYLEELISGPERCPLCGSRLTDEKIEELKRNLSESVELMRARLSEIDENLRKLREDRESKLFLIDRIREVSPKTLSDVFREWEESKRSLNEIRDLLSETYREATELESKIRDLPELEEKYRFLNAEFSKIELLKERANRIRRLIAGADADKLEQELEGLEGEVGEIAAKLGIKLEEVEAEYSKSKEALAEYGRLRGMIGERERLLNMLREISEEISSDREKAAHLEERMSKLGFDESSLERAKAELRLLEEKLKESLRSKGELEGTLRELHKKKEELALKSEKLRILRKRKEKLEIFRSRIQKVRDLFSKDKGIQSALRERAKPLVGRELNEIFGTFGFDYDSIELDDNFTPMLRRGGRDYPFDMLSGGERISLALALRLAIARYLISTRIESFILDEPTVHLDDERIESLLEALSSLQIPQLIVVTHSTRFRDIASRSILVSKAGGISNVEVLDEVIVSG from the coding sequence TTGAGGATAAGGAGAGTGTACTTAGAGAACTTCGGTTCCCATCAGAGAACGGAACTCACCTTTTCGGATGGGATAAACGCTATAATCGGTAACAATGGTGCAGGGAAGACAACCCTACTGGAGGCGATATCCTACGCTTTATACCATAGGACGGACAGACCCGCGGAGGAGCTCATCAGGATAGGAGCTTCTAGGATGAGGGTAGAGCTCGAGTTCGAGGTGAGCGGGAGGAGCTACTTAGTCATCAGGGAGAGGAGTAGGGACGGCGCGGTATCAGCTGAGCTCTACGAGATCACTAGGGGAAGTAAGAGGCTCCTCCAGAGGGATCAAACCAAGGTTTCCTCGCAGATAGAGGCGATACTGGGGTTCAGTAGGGATGTCTTCCTTCAGGGAATCTACGTGAGACAGGGTGAGATACAAGCCCTGCTTGAGAGTCAGCCAGCCAAGAGGAAGGAGATCATCGCGAGGCTCTTGGGTATAGACATACTGGAGAGGATCTGGGAGGAACTGAAGGACGTCATTGAGAGACTCAGTACTGAGATAGCTTCGTTAGATAGGGAGATCAGTACTATGGGAGACGTGGATAAGGAGAGAGCTCGCGTACTGGAAGAGATAGACTCTATCGAGGAGAGTTTATTGGGATTGGATAGGGAAATCTCCTCGCTCGAGGGCTCAATTGCGAATCTGCATCAGAGGGTTGATGAGCTTGAGATCAAGCGTGGGGAGTTCATTGAGCTGAAGTCCCAGTTAGATGAGGTGAACATGAGGATATCCTCCAATTTGAGGAGGAAGGAGAAGCTTGAGAAGGACATTAGGAGATTAGATGAGGAACTATCAAAGCTCCCTTACTTAGAGAGCTTAGCTCTGAAGTACGAGGAAGTCTCTAAATTGAGGGATCTCCTCAGAAGGGCCTCTGAATTGAGGAAAGAGTTGGAACTCTTGAGAGAGAGCTTGAATGAACTGAACTCTATAGAGGGAGAGATCGTTAAGGTAGAGAGTAGAAGGGAGGAGTTCGAGGAGGTTAAGAGGAAGATCGAGGAGAAGAGGAGGATTAAGGATGAATACATCAAGATAGATGCTAGGTTGAGGAGCCTCAAGGAGAGGGAGTCCAGTGAGCTTCGAAGACTATCTGAAGTAGAGAGGAGGTTTAATGAGAGGGTAAAGCCCCTCGAGGATCTCTTCGGGGAGTTACCGAGGGAGCTTCAGGGGATACTTGAGGTATACTCTAAGAAGATGGAGGAGCTCAATGAGAGCGTTAATAGGGATGACTCGGGAATAAAAGCTCTTGAGAGCGAAAGGGAGAGGATATCGAGCAGGATGGGTCAATACTCCGCTTACTTGGAGGAGCTCATTAGCGGGCCGGAGAGGTGTCCCCTCTGCGGGTCAAGGCTGACTGATGAGAAGATAGAGGAACTGAAGAGGAACTTATCGGAGAGCGTAGAACTCATGAGAGCTCGGCTTTCTGAAATAGATGAGAACTTAAGGAAGTTGAGGGAAGATAGGGAATCTAAGTTGTTCTTAATTGATAGGATTAGGGAGGTATCTCCAAAAACGCTTTCCGATGTTTTCAGAGAGTGGGAGGAATCTAAGAGGTCTTTGAACGAGATAAGGGATCTCTTAAGTGAGACCTATAGGGAAGCAACGGAGTTAGAATCTAAAATAAGAGATCTACCGGAATTAGAGGAGAAATATCGTTTCCTCAACGCTGAGTTCAGCAAGATTGAGTTGTTAAAGGAGAGAGCAAATCGGATAAGGAGGTTGATCGCTGGGGCTGATGCTGATAAGCTCGAGCAGGAGTTGGAGGGGCTGGAGGGTGAGGTGGGCGAGATCGCTGCGAAGTTAGGCATAAAGCTTGAGGAGGTGGAGGCTGAGTACTCTAAATCCAAGGAAGCCCTGGCTGAGTACGGAAGGCTCAGAGGGATGATTGGGGAGAGGGAGAGGCTGCTTAATATGTTGAGGGAGATATCTGAGGAGATATCCTCAGACAGGGAAAAAGCCGCTCATTTAGAGGAGAGAATGAGTAAATTGGGATTCGACGAGAGTTCCCTAGAGAGAGCTAAGGCAGAGCTGAGGTTATTAGAGGAGAAGCTTAAAGAATCTCTAAGGTCAAAGGGAGAGCTTGAGGGAACATTGAGGGAGCTCCATAAGAAGAAAGAAGAGCTTGCTTTGAAATCAGAGAAACTTAGGATCCTTAGGAAGAGAAAGGAGAAACTTGAGATATTCAGATCCAGGATTCAGAAAGTAAGGGATCTCTTCAGTAAGGATAAGGGGATTCAATCGGCCCTTAGGGAGAGAGCGAAGCCCTTGGTGGGGAGGGAACTCAACGAGATATTCGGAACATTCGGTTTCGACTACGATTCAATAGAGCTGGATGATAACTTCACACCGATGCTCAGGAGAGGAGGTAGGGATTATCCGTTCGACATGTTGAGCGGAGGGGAGAGGATATCATTGGCTCTAGCGTTGAGACTTGCCATCGCGAGGTACTTGATCTCGACGAGGATTGAGAGCTTCATACTGGATGAGCCTACTGTGCACCTGGATGACGAGAGGATAGAGTCTCTCTTAGAAGCCCTCTCATCCCTCCAGATACCCCAGCTAATCGTGGTGACTCACTCCACGAGGTTCAGGGACATAGCTTCCCGCTCGATACTGGTGAGTAAAGCCGGGGGTATTTCGAATGTCGAAGTCCTGGATGAGGTGATAGTAAGCGGTTAA
- a CDS encoding Hsp20/alpha crystallin family protein, whose protein sequence is MGSRKKTPYDDPFDRFIRDVMELLRRMDEDLSGFINGDLSWSSDYGGDEEGVGISPEVESSPEGGRGSLELEEQVVDVIELEDEILIVAEAPGVSKDEISVKIKGKEVTIKAGELLRRIQLPVEPDHERVRATYKNGILEVRVPKR, encoded by the coding sequence GTGGGAAGTAGGAAGAAGACCCCTTATGACGATCCATTCGATCGCTTCATCAGGGACGTCATGGAGCTGCTCAGGAGAATGGACGAGGATCTATCCGGATTCATCAACGGTGATTTGTCTTGGAGCTCCGATTATGGTGGAGATGAGGAGGGGGTCGGTATCTCCCCTGAGGTAGAGTCGTCCCCAGAGGGGGGGAGGGGAAGCTTGGAATTAGAGGAGCAAGTTGTTGACGTCATAGAGTTGGAGGATGAGATCCTCATAGTAGCTGAGGCCCCCGGTGTCAGCAAGGATGAGATCTCCGTGAAGATCAAGGGGAAGGAGGTTACGATAAAAGCCGGGGAGCTCCTGAGGAGGATTCAGCTCCCTGTGGAACCTGATCATGAGAGGGTCAGGGCTACCTACAAGAACGGCATCTTAGAGGTGAGGGTGCCGAAAAGGTAA
- a CDS encoding DEAD/DEAH box helicase, which translates to MTRISSYRLLRSLGYEFEVFPESEIKPSKVNVRFKDLFPQLPHHEGKSKEIAEKELYSHQMETLNSLEGGRNVVLISGTGSGKTEAWFFYAAKGKRALVLYPTLALANDQIRRLEDYSRALAINPYIIDARRRELLISKHGTRGLKGVISLADLVITNPAFLMSDLKRTASRGSYLLSFIKKLDLIVLDELDFYGPREVALLISMIKIISLLSEGNPQIVVLTAALGNPDELAECLTAINGRETSVIRGDPFRPRNDAYLVLGKNLRIVWECLRSHKEEILSADVGDDIRSSLESYEIFEKNVYKLVEVGRSLGIDCPQPLIDPAEVISYFERDDGVTIVFTNSIRSAENLRRRLVNEFGVSRVASHHHLVSKREREEIEDAARSGSLRILISPRTLSQGLDIGNVIRIVHLGLPDSLREFRQREGRKGRREEVGWTESLIFPLYKWDRELLSRGTDALTKWLGLPLEITLVNPRNKYSKLFEGIFKLLNPDLKRFLTEDEIKLLTELGLISQGELTERGRRVWEMMNFYEFGPPYGFKRVLREDGEQRYLEDIGHCDLVERFQPGCIDYGNDAIVVDFRRKGRIVTGVLEEPLNYSTVYSFDALAFMLEEYEKVKLEWGERPDLMEDYYRGRIGSEVVCVVDPPANGFGLRTKVPNRVYWKLISSKVKPISVGKTTVLLRESRSLPVIAPTGGVYRDYTYGISVELDPKEDLTWLRIGLATLTLVLRLLFRIPIGVLYYEVANLGEKKLLMMHEPESAGLIEDLDWSEVARSIDLFESDELSEIMMMLIDEEAHYELVTRGLDWSLAKRFAKRAVNYILMKQRIPFMIEGKVFMIPKPSRANKLISADCIRVDLGETLSIGFLGLYDGENMSVQSITKEFFDSSRVDLSLIESCVNDGFLLVCWDLRSLLEDLSFLNQRSLCYILRGLRDEGRVVELRASVEEFLGVDTVSLEDVSRSLWGISGSIKDLVVEAGRSSAEIDLRGTSGWERRTRYLREKATEIIEERVKAIYLTSLALRGGQS; encoded by the coding sequence TTGACCAGGATATCGTCCTACCGCTTATTGAGGTCCTTGGGTTACGAATTCGAGGTTTTTCCGGAGAGTGAGATAAAGCCGAGCAAGGTAAACGTGAGGTTCAAGGACCTCTTTCCTCAATTACCTCATCACGAGGGGAAGAGTAAGGAGATAGCCGAGAAGGAGCTCTATTCTCATCAAATGGAGACTCTAAATTCCTTAGAGGGCGGTAGAAATGTAGTATTGATCTCTGGGACTGGTAGCGGGAAAACCGAAGCTTGGTTCTTCTATGCAGCTAAGGGCAAGAGAGCCCTCGTTCTCTACCCCACCCTGGCTTTGGCGAACGATCAGATCAGGAGACTGGAGGATTACTCCAGGGCTCTGGCGATCAATCCTTACATAATAGACGCGAGGAGGAGAGAGCTACTAATTTCTAAACATGGAACTAGGGGTTTAAAGGGTGTGATCTCATTAGCTGACCTCGTGATCACAAATCCAGCTTTCCTAATGTCGGATCTTAAGAGAACCGCTTCTAGAGGATCTTACCTTCTTAGCTTCATAAAGAAGCTGGATCTTATCGTTTTAGACGAGCTTGATTTTTACGGACCTAGGGAGGTAGCTCTCCTCATCTCAATGATCAAAATAATATCTTTGCTATCGGAAGGGAACCCTCAGATAGTCGTGCTCACGGCGGCCCTAGGCAACCCAGATGAACTGGCCGAATGCCTCACAGCCATCAACGGAAGGGAGACCTCCGTGATAAGGGGGGACCCCTTCAGGCCCAGGAACGACGCGTACTTAGTGCTCGGTAAGAACCTGAGGATCGTTTGGGAGTGTCTGAGATCTCATAAAGAGGAGATCCTCTCTGCTGATGTAGGTGATGACATCAGGAGCTCCCTGGAGAGCTATGAGATCTTCGAAAAGAACGTCTACAAGCTAGTTGAGGTAGGACGCTCTTTGGGCATAGACTGCCCTCAGCCCCTCATCGACCCAGCTGAGGTGATCTCCTACTTCGAGAGGGATGACGGGGTGACTATAGTGTTCACGAATAGCATAAGAAGTGCGGAGAACTTGAGGAGGAGGTTGGTCAATGAGTTCGGTGTTAGCAGGGTGGCTTCCCACCACCACCTAGTCTCTAAGCGGGAGAGGGAGGAGATAGAGGATGCCGCGAGATCAGGGAGTTTGAGAATCCTCATAAGCCCTAGAACCCTATCTCAGGGTTTGGATATAGGTAACGTGATCAGAATAGTGCACCTGGGTCTTCCGGATAGTCTCAGAGAGTTCAGACAGAGAGAGGGGAGGAAGGGGAGGAGGGAGGAGGTCGGGTGGACGGAGAGCCTGATCTTCCCACTTTACAAGTGGGATAGGGAACTCCTCTCCAGGGGAACAGACGCACTTACCAAGTGGCTCGGGCTTCCGCTGGAGATAACGCTGGTGAACCCGAGGAACAAGTACTCAAAGCTATTCGAGGGCATTTTCAAGTTGCTCAATCCTGATCTCAAGCGCTTCTTGACGGAGGACGAGATCAAACTCTTAACTGAACTAGGTCTCATATCTCAGGGCGAACTGACGGAGAGAGGGAGGAGAGTATGGGAGATGATGAACTTCTACGAGTTCGGTCCTCCATACGGATTCAAGAGGGTCCTGAGGGAGGACGGTGAGCAGAGGTACCTAGAGGACATAGGGCATTGTGATCTGGTCGAGAGGTTCCAGCCAGGTTGCATAGACTACGGGAACGATGCCATAGTGGTTGACTTCAGGAGGAAGGGGAGGATAGTGACCGGGGTACTGGAGGAGCCCCTCAACTACTCCACCGTCTACTCCTTCGATGCGCTCGCTTTCATGTTAGAGGAGTACGAGAAGGTGAAGCTGGAGTGGGGCGAGAGGCCTGACCTGATGGAGGACTACTACAGGGGGAGGATCGGGAGCGAGGTCGTCTGCGTAGTAGATCCCCCAGCTAACGGGTTCGGGCTGAGGACCAAGGTCCCGAATAGGGTTTACTGGAAGTTAATTTCATCGAAGGTCAAGCCGATTAGCGTGGGGAAGACTACCGTGCTCCTAAGGGAGAGCAGGTCTCTGCCCGTGATAGCTCCTACTGGAGGGGTCTACAGGGATTACACTTACGGGATCTCGGTGGAGCTGGATCCGAAGGAGGACTTGACTTGGCTGAGGATAGGGCTAGCTACCCTCACGCTGGTCCTCAGGCTCCTCTTCAGGATACCCATCGGTGTCCTCTACTACGAGGTAGCCAACTTGGGGGAGAAGAAGCTCCTGATGATGCATGAGCCTGAGTCGGCCGGGCTCATAGAAGACCTGGATTGGTCAGAGGTAGCCAGGAGCATCGACCTCTTCGAGTCCGATGAGCTCTCCGAGATAATGATGATGCTCATCGACGAGGAAGCTCACTACGAGCTCGTCACGAGGGGACTAGACTGGAGCCTAGCCAAGAGATTCGCGAAGAGGGCTGTGAATTACATACTCATGAAGCAAAGGATTCCTTTCATGATTGAGGGGAAGGTATTCATGATTCCGAAGCCCTCCAGAGCTAACAAGTTGATCTCAGCCGATTGCATCCGCGTGGATCTGGGGGAGACCTTATCGATAGGTTTCCTGGGGCTCTACGATGGGGAGAACATGAGCGTTCAAAGTATCACGAAGGAGTTCTTCGATTCGTCTAGAGTGGATCTATCGCTTATTGAGAGCTGTGTGAATGATGGTTTCCTCTTAGTTTGCTGGGATCTCAGATCCCTCTTGGAGGACCTCTCCTTCCTCAATCAGAGGTCCCTCTGTTACATACTCCGGGGCTTGAGGGACGAGGGGAGGGTCGTCGAACTGAGGGCCTCGGTTGAGGAGTTCCTCGGAGTTGACACGGTCTCCTTAGAGGATGTCTCGAGGAGCCTCTGGGGGATCAGTGGATCGATTAAGGACTTGGTAGTTGAGGCTGGGAGATCTTCCGCTGAGATCGACCTTAGAGGTACTTCCGGGTGGGAGAGGCGCACGAGGTACTTAAGGGAGAAAGCCACTGAGATAATCGAGGAGAGGGTGAAGGCCATCTACCTCACGTCACTAGCTCTGAGAGGAGGTCAGAGTTAA
- a CDS encoding methionine adenosyltransferase yields the protein MTSLKVSLSHRPPVDEQPIEIVERKGIGHPDTIADGIMERVSLELNREYLRRFGGLLHYNADKSLLAAGMTEPAFGGGRVIEPMLIVFGDRATTSLAGEAIDLDEVVKRAAKSWIRENLRFVDPELHVRYQVEMKQGSAELTDIFRRGSKVMGANDTSAAVGYAPLSRTEKAVLDVERFLNSRDFKKSFEETGEDVKVMGSRYNSKLDLTIALAFVDRFISSESEYFRRKEEVLDRVNSFLKEKYGDKFESIEVHLNTLDVRGRGVGGVYLTVLGTSAEGGDSGQVGRGNGVNGVIPLMRPRSSEAAAGKNPVSHVGKIYNVYAYEIARKIVEEVPEVKEAYVWLLSRIGHPINEPTLIAAEVSTESNLEDLRKQIEEILLREISKIDRFVDRLIEGEVPVY from the coding sequence ATGACCTCGTTGAAGGTATCGCTTTCTCACAGGCCTCCCGTTGATGAGCAACCCATAGAAATCGTTGAGAGGAAAGGTATTGGACATCCGGACACCATAGCGGATGGTATAATGGAGAGGGTTTCTCTAGAGTTGAACAGGGAGTACCTGAGGAGGTTCGGAGGCCTTCTCCACTATAACGCCGATAAGTCGCTGTTGGCGGCTGGCATGACGGAACCGGCTTTCGGTGGTGGGAGGGTGATAGAGCCCATGCTCATCGTCTTCGGCGATAGAGCGACTACCTCATTAGCTGGGGAAGCCATCGATCTCGATGAAGTGGTGAAGAGGGCAGCCAAGTCTTGGATAAGGGAGAACCTGAGGTTCGTAGATCCGGAGCTCCACGTCAGGTACCAAGTGGAGATGAAGCAGGGGAGCGCCGAGCTCACGGATATATTCAGGAGAGGAAGCAAGGTGATGGGAGCCAACGATACGTCCGCCGCCGTAGGCTACGCACCGCTCTCCAGGACTGAGAAAGCCGTCTTGGATGTCGAGAGGTTCCTGAACTCTAGGGACTTTAAGAAGAGCTTCGAGGAGACTGGTGAGGATGTTAAAGTGATGGGAAGTCGTTATAATAGCAAATTAGATCTAACGATAGCTCTAGCTTTCGTAGATAGGTTCATATCGAGCGAATCGGAGTACTTCAGGCGGAAGGAGGAGGTGCTGGATAGGGTGAACTCCTTCCTCAAGGAGAAGTACGGGGATAAGTTTGAATCGATAGAGGTGCACTTGAACACGTTGGACGTCAGGGGAAGAGGCGTGGGGGGCGTCTATCTAACTGTACTCGGCACCTCCGCCGAGGGAGGTGACTCCGGACAGGTGGGAAGGGGGAACGGGGTCAATGGGGTCATACCCCTCATGAGACCCAGGAGCTCGGAGGCAGCCGCTGGTAAGAACCCCGTGAGTCACGTCGGGAAGATATACAACGTTTACGCTTACGAGATCGCTAGGAAGATAGTCGAGGAGGTACCGGAGGTAAAGGAAGCTTACGTATGGCTTCTCAGCAGGATAGGGCATCCGATAAACGAGCCCACGCTCATAGCGGCTGAGGTCTCAACTGAGTCAAACTTGGAGGATTTGAGGAAGCAGATAGAGGAGATACTCCTCAGGGAGATCTCTAAAATAGATCGATTCGTTGATAGACTGATAGAGGGAGAGGTGCCCGTCTACTGA
- a CDS encoding TIGR04084 family radical SAM/SPASM domain-containing protein, producing MITIVTTTGQCNMKCGYCGGSFDPKLVPHRERYSIEDLVDFIIERDSDVAFYGGEPLLNTRLIMRVMDSLSSRGWGGRFVIQTNGTLIENLPKRYWLSFDSILLSVDGRPEVNDEQRGEGNYRSVVRAARVLRELGFSGDLIARMTAWEGTSIHEEVMHLLRLGLFDHVHWQLNVIWSERWGFEEWARASYLPGIRRLSSLWIEEMSRGRVLGIAPFLGIMRAALFGDLPSPPCGAGTESFTILPDGRILACPIAVDSEWAQVGRLGDAITEVRLGEPCLSCGYFRYCRGRCLYAYMERLWGEEGFKSVCDVVKETVSIIIGLESDVREFIRDGIVSAEELRYPDYNNTIEVIP from the coding sequence TTGATTACCATAGTCACCACTACGGGGCAGTGCAATATGAAGTGCGGTTACTGTGGCGGTAGCTTCGATCCTAAGCTCGTGCCTCATCGGGAGAGGTACTCCATCGAGGATCTGGTGGACTTCATCATCGAGAGGGATTCGGATGTGGCCTTTTACGGAGGAGAGCCCCTCCTCAATACGAGGCTTATAATGAGGGTGATGGATTCCCTGAGCTCAAGGGGTTGGGGAGGAAGGTTCGTCATACAGACGAACGGCACGCTGATCGAAAACCTACCTAAGAGGTACTGGTTATCCTTCGACTCCATACTACTCTCCGTAGATGGTAGGCCGGAGGTCAACGACGAGCAGAGGGGAGAGGGGAACTACAGGAGTGTTGTGAGAGCCGCCAGGGTCCTGAGGGAGTTGGGGTTCTCGGGGGACCTGATAGCTAGGATGACCGCGTGGGAAGGGACCTCCATCCATGAGGAGGTCATGCACCTCCTGAGGCTAGGGCTCTTCGATCACGTTCACTGGCAACTCAACGTGATATGGTCGGAGAGATGGGGGTTTGAGGAGTGGGCTAGGGCTTCGTACCTCCCCGGTATCAGGAGGCTCTCCTCCCTCTGGATCGAGGAGATGAGCAGGGGAAGGGTGTTGGGCATAGCTCCCTTCCTAGGGATAATGAGGGCAGCTCTCTTCGGTGACCTACCATCACCTCCTTGCGGGGCCGGTACCGAGAGCTTTACAATACTGCCGGATGGGAGGATATTAGCTTGTCCTATCGCTGTGGATTCGGAATGGGCTCAAGTTGGGAGGCTAGGTGATGCGATCACTGAGGTGAGGTTAGGGGAGCCCTGTTTGAGCTGCGGGTACTTCAGGTACTGCAGGGGGAGGTGCCTCTACGCTTACATGGAACGCCTCTGGGGAGAGGAGGGGTTCAAATCCGTTTGCGATGTAGTTAAGGAGACCGTTAGCATCATCATTGGACTTGAAAGCGATGTTAGGGAGTTCATAAGAGATGGTATCGTAAGCGCTGAGGAACTCCGTTACCCCGACTACAATAATACCATCGAGGTGATCCCCTGA
- a CDS encoding winged helix-turn-helix domain-containing protein, giving the protein MVSLDWEDLLVEALGNRTKVRIMRYLLRRGGANISRIARELGISYTSAKRSLKVLSEIGILEEIAIGRARVYRLSDSENVRRLIACITGSAHV; this is encoded by the coding sequence GTGGTCAGTTTGGATTGGGAGGACTTGCTGGTTGAGGCCCTAGGCAACAGGACTAAGGTCAGGATAATGAGGTACTTACTCCGGAGGGGAGGGGCTAACATAAGCAGGATAGCAAGGGAGCTCGGTATCTCCTACACGAGCGCTAAGAGGAGCCTGAAGGTATTGAGCGAGATAGGCATTCTAGAGGAGATTGCCATAGGGAGAGCTAGGGTTTACAGGCTTTCAGATAGCGAGAACGTCCGCAGGCTAATCGCATGCATAACGGGCAGCGCCCACGTATAG